The Archangium primigenium genomic interval CTCCTCCAGGAGGAGCGCGCGGTCCAGCAGGATCACGACCTCCAGGGCCCGCGCGAAGCGATCCCTCAACAGGTGACAGAGGAAGATGCGCCGCGTCTCGGGACGGACGAAGGCCGCGAAGGCCTCCAGCTCGGGCGCCGTCATGCGGGCGTCCAATCCCAGCCGCTCCAGCCGGTCGCGCGCGTAGACGGCGAAGGGCGCGGTGTAGAGCGCCTTGGGCGCATCTCCCGCCCGCACGAAACCGCGCTCGGGGAAGGTCCGCCGCGCCAGGAGCTCGAAGGCGAAGCGGTGCGCGTACACCCGCTTCATCAGCGCGAACTCCGCTTCGCTCTTGTGGTGTCGGCTGCGCGTCGCCAGGAACAGGGCGTGCTGCGTGAAGGGCAGCGCGTGGGCCTTGCCGACGCGGGAGACAGGAAGGTCCCGCGCGACCTCCATCGTGTCGTAGCAGCACCCGAAGTTCAGGAGGAAGCCCGCCTCCTGGCTCTTGCGGATCTGCGCGAGCGCGAGCGGTCCACACGTGTGCAGCCCCAGTGACGCCCGCTCCCGGCCGGAAAACAACGGATCAATCCCGGGCTGGGGTCCGTCCTCGACCGACGCGTGGATGAAGCGCGGGGGCTCGCGCGCCGGGGTCCGCGCCCGTCTCAGCCAGTCGCGCCCCTTGTCCTGCAAGGCCGCGTCGCGATCGATGCTGTGGAAGATCCAGTCGAAGTGCTTCACACAGAGCCGGGCCAGGTGCCCCATGCCCCCCCCGATGTCGACCGCCTCGCGGATGCCCCGCGTGCGCGGTCCGAGCAGCGCGAGCACCCGCTCGACCTCGTGACGCTTCTTGGCGTTGAGCCCCTGGGTCTCCGTCACCGTCAGCGGCTGGACGCCCTCATGCCAGGGCAGCGCCGTGAGCGCCTGAAGCCCGTCCAGGAGCGTCCGCAGGGACTCGGGCGGGTCCCCGGGCGGCACGCCCTCGTCCAGTGCCCGCTCTCCCGCCTCGTCGAGGGACTCCGCATAGGACAGCCACGCGTCGGGATAGGCCGCCGCGGACTCCGGCCAGTTTTGGAGGATGGAGCGGGACCAGAGCCCGGACCAGGGCCGCAAGAGCGCCGTGAGCGCTTCCAATCGGCTGTCCCAACGTTGTTCGGCGTCCGGGTTCACGCACAATGCGTGCTGGACCTCATCAGGAGCGTGAGACATGGCGGAGCAATACGATCACATCGGCGACAAGTACGAGCAATTCAAGAACACCGCCCCCCTGCCCATTCCCGAGCAGCACACGTTCCTTCAACTGCTGGGGGCGTTGCGCGGCCAGCGGGTGCTGGACCTGGCGTGCGGCGCGGGACACTACTCGCGCCTGCTCAAGCAGCGGGGCGCCGCCGAGGTGCTGGGGGTGGACATCTCCCCGGAGATGGTGGCCGTGGCCCGGCGGCGCGAACAGGAGCACCCCCTGGGCGTGCGCTACCAGGTCAGCGACGCCACGCACCTGCCCGAATTGGGCACGTTCGACGTGGTGACGGCCGTCTACCTGCTCAACTACGCGCGGACCCGGGAGGATTTGCTGAGCATGTGCCGGAGCGTGCACCGCAACCTCGCGGACGGCGGGCGCTTCCTCGCCTTCACCATCGACCCGAGCTTCGACCTGCACAAGTCGAGCTGGGTGAAGTACGGCCTCGAGGTGACGAGCGAGCGGTTCGAGGCGGGCCGCCACGTGGTCCAGGCCGTCTTCCTCACCGAGCCGCCCGCGCCCTTCGAGTACCTGCGCTGGCCCGCCGCCACCTACGAGGCGGTCATGGCGGAGGCCGGCTTCAAGGACGTGCGCTGGCACCCCTTCGAGGTGCCCGCCGAGGCCCTGGCGCGCTTTGGCGCGGACTTCTGGAAGGACTACCAGGACAACCCCCTGCTCGTGGTGCTCAGCGGTCGCAAGTAGCTCGCCTGCTGTCCGTGCGAGCGGGAGGCGGATGCCGCCCTCTTCGCTCGCCTCGGGTTGCGCTCCAGTGTGTGAAACCTCACTTTACCGCGCGTGCGCCTTGTCTGGAGGGTGGGATGCGCTAAACAAATCAGACATCCGGACGGGATTTGAATACACAGCTCACTCCCTCCGTCTTGTTTGGCGAACCCGAGCAAAGAGAGTCATTCCATGGTGAAGAGCATTCGGACGGCGGCGTTCCTCGTGGTGGTGGGCCTTGGCGCGACGGCGGGTGCGCAGGGCGGCATCCAGGTGGGGAGCAATGGCGAGGTCAAGGTCGGCACGGGCAGCAGCGGGGTGCAGGTGGGCCCCGGGGGCGATGTCTCCGTGCGCTCGCCCGGCGCCCAGATCGAGGTCGACGCGCCCCGCGAGTCCTCGCGCCGGGGTGAAGGCACGTCGCGGAAGACGGGCGCCCAGGTCCACTTGTCCGGCACGGGGCAGAAGCAGAACGTCACGTGCGAGGACGGCGGCGAGGTGAAGATCGAGGGCACCTCGAACGAGTACGTCATCGAGGGCCGGTGCGCGCGCATCTCCGTGGAGGGCACGGACAACACGGTCAGCGTGAACTCCGTGGACCAGGTGACGGTGGAGGGCACGGACAACAAGATGCGCGTGAACACCCTGGGCCAGGTGACGGTGGAAGGCACGAGCAACGAGGTCATCTGGAAGCGCACGGTGGGCTCGGCCCGCAAGCCCAAGGTCTCCACCGAAGGCGTGGACAACAAGGTGTATCAGGCACGGTAACGGGTCATGTCCGACATCGACGGCAAGGTCATCATCATCACGGGGGCAAGCAGCGGGATTGGCGAGGCCGCGGCCCAGCTACTCGCCCGCCGGGGCGCCCGGGTCGTCCTCGGCGCGCGCCGCCTGGATCGTCTCGAGGCGCTCGCCGGGCGGATCTCCCAGGCGGGAGGCGATTGCGCCTTCGCCGTCACGGACGTCACGCGGCGCGCCGACGTCGCGGCCCTGGTGAACCTGGCCCGCGAGCGCCATGGCCGCCTGGACGTGCTCATCAACAACGCGGGCCTCGGGCTCATCTCCGGCTTCGACGAGCGGCGCGTCGAGGACTGGGAGGCGATGATCGACGTCAACCTCAAGGGCGTCCTCTACGGCATCGCCGAGGCCCTGCCCCTCTTCCGCGCGCAGGGCTTCGGGCACTTCATCAACACGCTGTCCACGGCGGGCCTGCGGATCGTCCCGCGCCAGGGGGTGTACGCGGCCACGAAGAACGCCGTGCGCACCCTCACCGAGGCGCTGCGTCAGGAGGCCGGTGACAAGCTCCGGGTCACGAACATCTCCCCGGGCTTCGTGCGGACGGAGTTCGCGGACTCGATGACGGACCCCACCCAGAAGGCCGCGGTCCTCGAGAAGATGGAGCGCATCGCCATCTCCCCAGAGGCCATCGCCCGCGCCATGGCCTTCGCGATCGAACAGCCGCCCGAGGTGGACGTGGGCGACATCGTCGTGCGGCCCACGGCCCAGGACTGAGCGCGGCCCTACGCCATCTGGGCCAGGACGCTCGCCAATTCCTGTTCATCCGGCAGGTAGACGTTGCCGAAGTCGAGGACGTTGGGGTTGGCGTGCGTCATGGCGTTGGCCGTGGGTCGGCGGAAGGAGCCGTGGTACTCGCGGGCGCCGGACTCCTCCATCAGCCGGCCGAGGTTGTCGGCCCGGATGCCCGCCCCGGGCATGATGATGATGCGCTCTCCTGCGGCCTTCACCAGCTCGCCCAGGACCTTGCCCGCCTCGGGCGCGCCGCTCGCCTGGCCCGAGGTGAGGATGCGCTCGCACCCCGCCGCGATGAGGTCCTCCAGGGCCTGGAACATGTCCGGCGTCGCGTCGAAGGCCCGGTTGCACGTCACGCCCATGGGGCCCGCCCACTCGACGAAGCGCTTCATGCGCTCGGTGTCGATGCGACCGTCTCTCAGCTGGGCGCCGATGGAGATGCCATCACAGCCGAGTTCCCGGCAGACACGGATGTCCTCGCGGAGGATGGCCAGCTCGTCGTCGTCGTAGAGGTAGTTGCCGGCCCGGGGCCGCAGGATGGCGTACAGCTTGAGGGAGACCCGCTCCCGGGTCCGCTTGAGGGTGCCGTGACTCGGCGTGGTGCCGCCCTCCATGGGGTTGTCGCACAGCTCGACGCGGAAGGCACCCGCGCGCTCCGCGATGAGACAGGATTGAAGATTGAAGGCGCAGACTTCCAGCAGGGCTCGGGGCATGGCGGCGCGGAGTCTCCCACGGAATACCCGTGTCAGGATGCGGTCATGTCGAGACAGTGCGCGCACGGGAGGGCTTCGCGTCCAGAAGGCCTGAATGCGCGGATCAGGCGATTCGAACGGGCCTTGCGCCGCAAGGACAAGGCCCTCCGGGAAGCGCGGGCCTTGGTGGCCCTGTCCCGGAAGGCCCGAGGACTCGCGGTCGGGGGGCGTGGCCGACTGCATTCTCCCGAGGACCGGAGCCGGGTTCATGAACTCCTCCAGCAAGCCATGGCGGAAGGGGCCCGACAGAGCGCCGCCTGTCATCTGCTGGGCGTCTCTCCGCGCACCGTCCAACGCTGGCGCAAGCCAGCCCTCGCCCGGGACGGACGGCCCGAGGTCACCCGGGTGCCCACGAATCGGATCGATGCGAAGGAGCGCCGGTTCATCTTGAGCGTGCTCCACTCCGCCCGGTCACAAGGACTCTCTCCCTGGCAGATCGTGCCCAGGCTCGCGGATGCGAACATCTACCTGGCCTCGGAGTCCACCCTGTACCGGCTCCTGCGCGCTCAGCGCTCCACCCCCAGGCCGCTCGTCCGTCGGCCGGTGGATTCCCGGGCGGCCTCGGCCCCCAATCAGCTCTGGAGCTGGGACATCACCTACCTGCGGGGCCCGGAGCGCGGCACCTTCCTCTATTTGTATCTGGTGATGGATGTCTTCAGTCGACGCATCATGGGGTGGAGGATCCACACCGAGGAGAGCTCCGAGCGGGCCGCCGCGCTCATCCGCGAGGTGTGCGCGCGGAACATGGTCGATGCCAGGAAGCTCCTGCTGCGCACCGACAACGGGCGGCCCATGCGCGGTGTCACCATGGCGAAGACACTGCGACGCCTGGGCATCATCCCCTCGTTCAGCCGCCCGGGGGTGAGCAACGACAACGCCTTCGTGGAGTCGCTCTTCCGCACCCTCAAGAGCCGTCCGGATTTCCCGAACGAGCGATTCCCGTCCCCCCAGGGCGCGCGCGCCTGGATGGGCCGATTCGTGGCCTGGTACAACCGGGAGCACCTGCACAGCCGCCTGGGCTACGTCACACCGGATGACCGGTACTTTGGCCGGGACGCGGAAGTGCTCGCGCGGCGCGCCCGGCTGTACGAGCGGGCCAGGTCCAGGAGACCCGGGCGATGGTCTCGCGCCCCACGGCGCTGGGAACCCGCGCGCTTTCCCCAGGTCCCCGTGAAGACGTCCCCGTCCCTCGTCGAACCACGCGCCTGCCACCTGGACGCCTGGCGGCCCCGGGGCTGGGCTCGTTCCCCGCCCCTCCGGACAGGTCCACCTTCCCGCGGGCGACAACTGACTTGACACCCACCGGTGCGCCGCGTCGCGCGCCGCTCCGCCCTCGACCCGAAGACGCGACCCATGCTCGCGGACGCGGCGGCCGCCAGACCCCCCGGTGGCAGCATGGTTGTCGCCTCGCGGTGGCGCCGCGAGACCCGGGCCCGATGGCAAGGCTCGATGCGCACCAGGAGCGGCGGATGAAGGCGGAAGGCACCCGGTCGACGAAGCAGGTGAGCCCTCGGAGCGCGACTTGATTCATGACCTGGACATGACCCTCAAGGAACTGCTCCGGTGTGAGCTGCCTGGCAACCTGCTGGATTCCGCCCTCCAGGTGTTCATCGGCTTCGCGACTCCGGACGATCGCTTTCCGCCCGCCAGCTTCCAACTGCCTGGCATCAACCTGTTCCTCTACGACGTCCAGGAGAACGTGAGTCTGAGACATCCCGAGACCCACTCGGAGCGTCAGGACAACGGCTCCGTGCTCATCCAGCATGCCCCCGCCTGGGTGGACTGCCATTACATGGTGACCGCCCATGGGCGGGATGGTGCCCAGACCCCCGAGGCGGACGAACACCTCCTCTTGGGCGAAGCGCTCCGGGTACTGATGCGCCACCGCAGACTTCCCTCGGAGTGCTTGCAAGGAAGTCTCAAGGGACGACCCCTGTTGCCCCGCACCAGCGTCATCCCTCCGGAATCCCTGCGCCACGGCATGGAACTGTGGAACGCACTGAGAGGCAAGCCTCGTCCCTCATTCCACTACACCGTGACCCTCCCCGTCGAGGTGATGGCTCCGAAGGTCGCCGAACACACCGTGCGCGAGTCCGTCGTGAATCTGGACTTTAAACGCCAAACCTGACAGCCGCCGAGTGCGGAACCACCCACGAGAAAACACCTCTCCATCACGGAGGAAAAACACATGTTGGATTACAAATCGCCTGGAGTTTACATCGATGAGGTGCGCTCTGGCACGTCTCCCATTCGAGGCGCGGGAACCAGTACAGCAGGATTCATCAGCATCTACAGTCTGACCAAGGCCATCAAAGGCAAGCCCCAGGATGCTGCCAAGTTAGCCAAGGACGGAGATGTGGTGCTGTGCACCAACTTCACCGAATTCAAGAACAAATTCGGTGGATTCATCGGACCCAAGGAGGAAAAGCCCACCAATACAGGGGGCAAGCAGGAAGGAGCTGGCGCTGAGAGTTCGCGCGAAGCCGCGAACCAATCCCAAGCGCCAGCGCCAGCGCCAGCGCCAGCGCCAGCGCCAGCGCCAGCGCCAGCGCCAGCGCCAGCGCCAGCGCCAGCGCCAGCGCCAGCGCCAGCGCCAGCGCCAGCGCCAGCGCCAGCGCCAGCGCCAGCGCCAGCTGATGATGCGACGAAGCATGCCTATCTCGTGCACGCCGTCTACGGTTTTTTCAACAATGGTGGCACACGCTGCTACGTCAGCCGTTTGCCGGATTCTACCAAACTGGATGAGGTACTCGCGGTGTTCGCGGCCATCGATGAACTCGCCATCGTGGTTTCGCCCGGAAACACGGACCGAAACCAAGTAGACAAACTGGTAAAGCATTGTGAAAATCTGGGAGATCGATTCGCTGTGCTCGATGGCCCGGAGGAGGGAGACAACAGCGCGGCTCCGACCTTCGACGGAGACTCGATGCCGACATCGTCGCATTTCGGCGCCATGTATCATCCGTGGCTCCAGGTCTTCGACCCGGAGTTGAAGCAAGGTGAGGGCAAGGAGATGAAGACGGGGGCCCCCCGCTTCGTTCCACCCTCCGGGCACGTGGCTGGCATCTACGCCCGAGTGGACGCGACTCGCGGCGTACACAAGGCGCCAGCCAACGAGATCGTGTACGGAGCCCTGGGGTTGCGCTGGCGCGTCAATACGGAGACCCAGGGCGTCCTCAACGAAAAAGGCATCAACTGCATCCGCGACATGAACGGCGACATCCGGGTGTGGGGCGCACGCACGTTCGACCCCAACAGCACGGAGTTCAGATACATCAATGTTCGCCGCTTGTTCAGCTACCTGAACGATTCACTGCGCGTGGGCTTGCAGTGGACGGTGTTCGAGCCGAACAACGCCGATCTCTGGGCGCGCATCACGCGCAACGTCACGAGTTTCCTCACCACCGTGTGGGCCTCGGGGGCGCTGTTTGGCAGCAGTCCCGAGGAAGCTTTCTACGTGAAGTGCGACGCGGAAACCAACCCGCCAGATCAGCGCGATCTGGGACGCGTCGTCACGGAGATCGGCGTCGCCATCGTGCGACCCGCCGAGTTCGTCATCATCCGGCTCGGCCAGTGGAACGGTCCGGCCAAGTAGGACGCGCGGAGGCATCGCCATGAGTTCAACATCCGTTCCCGGCGTCTCCATCACCCAGGTGGGACTCGAGTCCCCGCCCCAGGAGTTCTCGGGTGTGCCCGCCATTCTTGGATGCGCTGAGAACGACAGCGCCAGACCTACCCCGCGGCTGCTCACGCGTCCGGAGCGGTTCACGACGGCGCGGGGGGCCTCGGGTCCGGGGACGGCCCTGGAGATCGCGGTGCGCGGCTTCTTCGAGAACGGCGGGCGGCAGTGCTGGGTGGTGCCCCTGGGCCAAAAGCACACGCTTTCCGCGGGACTGGCCGCGTTGAGGGACGAAGATGCCTTCGACCTGATCTGCGCTCCGAGCCTCCCGCCAGTCGATGAGCGCAAAGGCCTGCCGGCCGCCCAACACCAGTTGCTCCGGTTCTGCATCGACCGGGGCAATTGTCTCGCCCTGTTGGACTTCCCCTCGCTCGGAGGCAAGTCCCTGGAGCAGCGGTTGCTCGGTCTTCGAGCGCTGCCTTTCCAGGACACGCGGGACACCCACCTGGGAGCCCTCTATTTCCCCAGGATCCGCGTGGCGGGCACCCCGGAGTTCTTTTCCCCCTGTGGCCACATCGCCGGGCTCTATGCCCGTACGGACGCACGCCACGGCTTCTCCAAGGCCCCCGCCAACGAAGTGCTCGAGGGCGTGGTGGACCTGGAGGACCACCCAATGGACCCCGCGTGGCTTCATGAACAGGGCATCAATGCCCTGCGGGCGCTTCCAGGCCGTGGCATTCGCGTGATGGGGGCCCGTACCCTCTCGCCGCAGGAGGCCTGGCGTTCCGTGGGTGTGTCGCGTCTGTTCCTCTTGCTGCGCCGTCAATTGATGCGCCAGCTCTCCTGGGCCACCTTCGAGCCCAATGACTGGCGGTTGTGGTTGCGAGTGCACCGGGAGGTGGGCGCGGTCCTGGAGGTGCTCTTCCAGAGAGGAGCCCTCCGGGGCGCTTCACCCCAGGATGCCTTCTACGTGAAGTGCGATGCCGAGAACAACCCGACGGAGGTGCGTGAGCGGGGCGAGCTCGTTCTCGAGTTGGGTCTGGCGCCCTCCACGCCTCGCGAATTCATCGTCCTCCAGCTCGTCCAGCGCGCGGGCGGACAGCTCGACACCTCCGTGGCCTGACTCAATGACCTCGTAGCACACCCAGGAGACCTGATCATGGACAAGACCCTGAGCAGCGGAGATCTGCTCGCGACCTATAACTTCAAGGTGGAATTGGGTGGCATCACCCGCGCCGGCTTCAAGGAATGCTCGGGCCTGGAAAGCACCATCGGTGCCGTCAAGTACCGCGAGGGCACCGACCCGACGCTGGCCCAGCGACAGCTCCCCGGCCTGCAGTCCGTGAGCAACATCGTCCTCAAGCGCGGCATCTCCCAGGACAACGCGCTCTGGGAGTGGCACAAGCAGGCCATCGAGGGCAAGGTGACCCGCAGGGACATCTCCATCGTGCTCCGGGACGACCAGGGCAACGACAAGATCTGGTGGAACGTCAAGAATTGCTGGCCCACCAAGTGGTCCGGCCCCACCCTGGACGCCACCTCCGAGAGCACCGCCATCGAGACGCTGGAGCTCGCCCACGAGGGCATCTCCGTGCAGAGCTGGAAGTAGGCGCGCCATGACCGAGAGCGCCGAGCACCCCTTCCTCCTGCCCCATGGCTACCGAGATGCCGAGGGGACCCTCCACCGCGAGGGACGGATGCGCATGTCCACGGCCTTCGACGAGATCGCCCCGCTCAAGGACCCGCGCGTCCAGTCCAATCCGGCCTACCTGCTCATCATCCTGCTCTCGCGCGTCATCACCCACCTGGGCACGCTCGAGTTCATCAACCCCAAGGTGATGGAGGGCCTGCCCTCTGGAGATCTGCTGTATTTGCAGGACGTCTACCGGCGGCTCAACGAGACGGGACACACGCGGCTGCGTGTGGCGTGTCCCCACTGTGAGCAGCAGTTCGAGGTGGAGACGAGCCCGGTGGGGGAATCCTGAGCTACCCCTCGGAGCGGCTGTCCGAGGAGGTAGCGTTCCTCTCGTATTACCTGCACTGGCCCCGTGACCAGGTGATGGCGCTCTCCCATGCCGAGCGTCAGCACTGGGTGGCGGAAGTCTCCCGCCTCCATGAACGTCTGAACGAGGCCTCCTCGCGAGGCCGCTAGGAACCCGTATGCCCTTCGCTCCGCTCCTGTCTGGATTCACTCCCTTTGGCACAAACGCCGTGGCGGCCACGGCCCTGCGGCTGTCTGGAAAGCGATTGGACCCCTATCCGGGGTTCAACTTCCTCGTGGAGATCGATGGGTTGCTGACGGGAGGGTTCCAGAGCGTCAAGGGCTTGGAGGCTCAGGTTTCCTACCAGCGCCAGAAAGAAGGGGGCAGTCCGTTCGAGTATCCGCTCGTCGAGCACGTCACGTATCCCCCGCTGATCCTGTCCCATGGCGTGACGGACGTCGACGCGCTCTGGGAGTGGTTCGACGAAGCCCAGGCGGGCCTGCGCATCAGCCCGAGGACCGTCTCCGTGGTGATGCTCGATGCACAGCATGCGCCCATCACGTGGTGGTATTGCGTGGACGCCGTTCCGACGCGATGGGTCGGCCCCACCCTCGATGCGAGCGGCGATGCGGTGGCCATCGAACAGCTCGAGTTGGAGCATCAAGGCCTCAGGAAGGGCGCGTTGTCTCCCCTGCTGTCGCGGGCCCGCGCCGTCGGGCAGCTCGCCCGATAGGACATGGAGATGACCCTGCTCGACTCTCCTCCCAACACGGACTGTCGGCGGGACGTGGACCCACGGCTGCTGCGCCAGCTCTGGCACCGCGCCGAACAGCCGGGCCTCGTCCCGCTGGGACTGGTACGACGCATCCTCTCGCGCATGCGCTTCCCGCAACAGCGTCTGGAATGGCTGACCCGGCTCGTGCGCCGCTACACCCCCAGCGTGGGGTTGGACAAGAGCCTGGTCCCCATCATCCACGCCACCGGGTGGACCGTCGTGACGCTTGGGCTGACAGAGGAGATGCCACCGGTTCCAGCGCGCCTCCTCGTCAAGGCTCTCCCCGTCCCGGCGCTCGCGACGCCAGCGCAGGCCCCCGTGCCGCGAACCGCCTCCGCGCCACGGCTGATCGTGTCCCCGAGCCCTCCCCCGACGCCCCTCCGCCGCGATACGACGCCAGGGGACGTCCGCCCCTCACCTCCATGGCCGTCTCCGCCCTCCGCGCGCCCCATGGCCTCGGACGAGGCGCCGCCGGGCGAGGTCCGTCCTCATCCGCTCGTCGTCGTCCAGGTCCCGTCGCCCGCCCGGCTCGTGCGACCGGAGGTCACCGCGTCGGGCGTCGCCCTCGTTCAACCCCTTCAGGTCTCCACGCCTCCGCAGCTCCCCCTCCCTCCACTCCATCCCGTGTCTCGCGCCCATGCCACGCCGCCGCCATCCCCGCGGCGTCTCCAGGTCTCCGCGCGGCCTCCCGCCGAGCGCGGGGCCTGGCGAGGAACGGAGTCTCCCATGGTCCATCCTTCACGCCCGCCCGCGCCCGCGTCGTCGGCCGCGCCCCCGTGGCATCCAGGCGCCTCGGCGCCCCAGCGGACCGCCGCGCCCCCGTGGCATCCAGGCGCCTCGGCGCCCCAGCGGACCGCCGCGCCGTCGGCCACCACGACCCAGGTCCCCGCGCGCTCGGCCCCGCATGAGCCGGAGCGGGTCCCGATGTCCGCCCCCCCGCCCCTCTCCCTGCCGCCGGAGGTGGATCTGGAGGCGCTCACGCGCCGCGTCCGCCAACGCCTGCTGCGCCAGTCCATTGAGGAGAAGGTCCGCCGGGGAGGCGCACGCTGATGAGCGGCCCGATCCAGAAGTTGCAGCTCCTCCACGAGACCCACGTCCCGAATGTCTTCACCGATGTGGGCAAGTTCACCGCCCTGTTCAATCCCCAGACGCTCCAGTTCAAACACGCCGCCGACTGGAACGTGACGAGCATCAGCGGGCAGATCGCCGCCCAGCAGCGGCACGTCTTCGACTTCAAGGCCACCCGGCCCATCGAGCTGTCCTTGGAGCTCTTCTTCGACTTCTCCAAGGAGAAGGGGTCGGACATGAAGATGACCCAGGAGTGGGAGACGAAGCTGCGGGCCCAGCACTTCAAGGAGCGGCTCAACACGTTCGTCCAGCTCATCCGGGTCA includes:
- a CDS encoding methyltransferase produces the protein MEALTALLRPWSGLWSRSILQNWPESAAAYPDAWLSYAESLDEAGERALDEGVPPGDPPESLRTLLDGLQALTALPWHEGVQPLTVTETQGLNAKKRHEVERVLALLGPRTRGIREAVDIGGGMGHLARLCVKHFDWIFHSIDRDAALQDKGRDWLRRARTPAREPPRFIHASVEDGPQPGIDPLFSGRERASLGLHTCGPLALAQIRKSQEAGFLLNFGCCYDTMEVARDLPVSRVGKAHALPFTQHALFLATRSRHHKSEAEFALMKRVYAHRFAFELLARRTFPERGFVRAGDAPKALYTAPFAVYARDRLERLGLDARMTAPELEAFAAFVRPETRRIFLCHLLRDRFARALEVVILLDRALLLEELGFRVEVLQVFDPSLSPRNVALIASRAS
- a CDS encoding class I SAM-dependent methyltransferase — its product is MAEQYDHIGDKYEQFKNTAPLPIPEQHTFLQLLGALRGQRVLDLACGAGHYSRLLKQRGAAEVLGVDISPEMVAVARRREQEHPLGVRYQVSDATHLPELGTFDVVTAVYLLNYARTREDLLSMCRSVHRNLADGGRFLAFTIDPSFDLHKSSWVKYGLEVTSERFEAGRHVVQAVFLTEPPAPFEYLRWPAATYEAVMAEAGFKDVRWHPFEVPAEALARFGADFWKDYQDNPLLVVLSGRK
- a CDS encoding DUF3060 domain-containing protein, giving the protein MVKSIRTAAFLVVVGLGATAGAQGGIQVGSNGEVKVGTGSSGVQVGPGGDVSVRSPGAQIEVDAPRESSRRGEGTSRKTGAQVHLSGTGQKQNVTCEDGGEVKIEGTSNEYVIEGRCARISVEGTDNTVSVNSVDQVTVEGTDNKMRVNTLGQVTVEGTSNEVIWKRTVGSARKPKVSTEGVDNKVYQAR
- a CDS encoding SDR family oxidoreductase — translated: MSDIDGKVIIITGASSGIGEAAAQLLARRGARVVLGARRLDRLEALAGRISQAGGDCAFAVTDVTRRADVAALVNLARERHGRLDVLINNAGLGLISGFDERRVEDWEAMIDVNLKGVLYGIAEALPLFRAQGFGHFINTLSTAGLRIVPRQGVYAATKNAVRTLTEALRQEAGDKLRVTNISPGFVRTEFADSMTDPTQKAAVLEKMERIAISPEAIARAMAFAIEQPPEVDVGDIVVRPTAQD
- a CDS encoding copper homeostasis protein CutC; amino-acid sequence: MPRALLEVCAFNLQSCLIAERAGAFRVELCDNPMEGGTTPSHGTLKRTRERVSLKLYAILRPRAGNYLYDDDELAILREDIRVCRELGCDGISIGAQLRDGRIDTERMKRFVEWAGPMGVTCNRAFDATPDMFQALEDLIAAGCERILTSGQASGAPEAGKVLGELVKAAGERIIIMPGAGIRADNLGRLMEESGAREYHGSFRRPTANAMTHANPNVLDFGNVYLPDEQELASVLAQMA
- a CDS encoding IS3 family transposase, which produces MSRQCAHGRASRPEGLNARIRRFERALRRKDKALREARALVALSRKARGLAVGGRGRLHSPEDRSRVHELLQQAMAEGARQSAACHLLGVSPRTVQRWRKPALARDGRPEVTRVPTNRIDAKERRFILSVLHSARSQGLSPWQIVPRLADANIYLASESTLYRLLRAQRSTPRPLVRRPVDSRAASAPNQLWSWDITYLRGPERGTFLYLYLVMDVFSRRIMGWRIHTEESSERAAALIREVCARNMVDARKLLLRTDNGRPMRGVTMAKTLRRLGIIPSFSRPGVSNDNAFVESLFRTLKSRPDFPNERFPSPQGARAWMGRFVAWYNREHLHSRLGYVTPDDRYFGRDAEVLARRARLYERARSRRPGRWSRAPRRWEPARFPQVPVKTSPSLVEPRACHLDAWRPRGWARSPPLRTGPPSRGRQLT
- a CDS encoding DUF4255 domain-containing protein; this translates as MTLKELLRCELPGNLLDSALQVFIGFATPDDRFPPASFQLPGINLFLYDVQENVSLRHPETHSERQDNGSVLIQHAPAWVDCHYMVTAHGRDGAQTPEADEHLLLGEALRVLMRHRRLPSECLQGSLKGRPLLPRTSVIPPESLRHGMELWNALRGKPRPSFHYTVTLPVEVMAPKVAEHTVRESVVNLDFKRQT
- a CDS encoding phage tail sheath C-terminal domain-containing protein — protein: MHAVYGFFNNGGTRCYVSRLPDSTKLDEVLAVFAAIDELAIVVSPGNTDRNQVDKLVKHCENLGDRFAVLDGPEEGDNSAAPTFDGDSMPTSSHFGAMYHPWLQVFDPELKQGEGKEMKTGAPRFVPPSGHVAGIYARVDATRGVHKAPANEIVYGALGLRWRVNTETQGVLNEKGINCIRDMNGDIRVWGARTFDPNSTEFRYINVRRLFSYLNDSLRVGLQWTVFEPNNADLWARITRNVTSFLTTVWASGALFGSSPEEAFYVKCDAETNPPDQRDLGRVVTEIGVAIVRPAEFVIIRLGQWNGPAK
- a CDS encoding phage tail sheath family protein, producing the protein MSSTSVPGVSITQVGLESPPQEFSGVPAILGCAENDSARPTPRLLTRPERFTTARGASGPGTALEIAVRGFFENGGRQCWVVPLGQKHTLSAGLAALRDEDAFDLICAPSLPPVDERKGLPAAQHQLLRFCIDRGNCLALLDFPSLGGKSLEQRLLGLRALPFQDTRDTHLGALYFPRIRVAGTPEFFSPCGHIAGLYARTDARHGFSKAPANEVLEGVVDLEDHPMDPAWLHEQGINALRALPGRGIRVMGARTLSPQEAWRSVGVSRLFLLLRRQLMRQLSWATFEPNDWRLWLRVHREVGAVLEVLFQRGALRGASPQDAFYVKCDAENNPTEVRERGELVLELGLAPSTPREFIVLQLVQRAGGQLDTSVA
- a CDS encoding phage tail protein, whose amino-acid sequence is MDKTLSSGDLLATYNFKVELGGITRAGFKECSGLESTIGAVKYREGTDPTLAQRQLPGLQSVSNIVLKRGISQDNALWEWHKQAIEGKVTRRDISIVLRDDQGNDKIWWNVKNCWPTKWSGPTLDATSESTAIETLELAHEGISVQSWK
- a CDS encoding DUF6760 family protein translates to MSYPSERLSEEVAFLSYYLHWPRDQVMALSHAERQHWVAEVSRLHERLNEASSRGR
- a CDS encoding phage tail protein, with the protein product MPFAPLLSGFTPFGTNAVAATALRLSGKRLDPYPGFNFLVEIDGLLTGGFQSVKGLEAQVSYQRQKEGGSPFEYPLVEHVTYPPLILSHGVTDVDALWEWFDEAQAGLRISPRTVSVVMLDAQHAPITWWYCVDAVPTRWVGPTLDASGDAVAIEQLELEHQGLRKGALSPLLSRARAVGQLAR